ATGAGCTGCCCGAACCTGGACGGCACCAAAGGTTTTGCGGGCTGCAGTTACTGCAACAACCGCAGTTTCAGTCCTGTCTTTGACCAGGCGCAGGTCGCCATCCAGGAGCAGTTGGACAAGTTCGTGCCAAAACTCCGGGAAAAGTACCCCAACGCAGGAATCCTCGCCTACCTGCAGCCCTACACCAACACCCATGCGCCTCTGAAAAAACTGCAGGGAATTATCGACCCGATCATCAAGCACAAGGAAATCGCGGGGCTTGCCATAGGCACCCGGCCGGACTGCCTGGAAGACGAAAAGATTGCCCACCTTGCGGAATTGAACCGCAAGAAGCCCATCATCGTGGAAATCGGGTTACAGACGGCCAACGACCTGACCCTTGCCGCCATCAACCGGAGGCACACCCTGGCCGAATGGACCGATGCCGTCAAGCGCTGCCAAGGGGCGGGCCTCACCGTGACCACCCACGTAATTGTCGGGCTTCCTGGTGAGACACTCATAGACTTCAAGCATACCGCCGAAGTGATTCGCGATATGAAGCTTGCCGCCGTAAAAATCCACCCGCTGCATATCGTGACCGGAACAGTCATGGCCCAGGACTACATCGCGGGGCAGTTCAAGCTGCTGGAATTCGAAGAATACTGCTACGCCGTGGCCGAAATGATCAAGATTATCGGGAAGGATACCGCCATCGAGCGGTTCAGCGGCGAGAGCCCCAGCGAGATGCTGATTGCCCCCAACTGGTGCGGCGAGCGGGACCGGATTATCGCCGAAGTAGAGAAACTGCTATAGAAAAATGGCCCGCCTAACGCGAGCCACTTTCTTTAGTTTTCGCACCGAAGGTGCCATTATATTACTCAAAGCATTCCGAAAGGATGCGACCTCAAACCTCAAAGGCCGAAGGCCGCCCTCAGAACCAACAAGTAATTTTGCACCGCAAAATTACTTGTACAGCGGGTGCTTCTTGCAGAGAGCCACGATTTCTTCGCGGATCTTGGCGAGAGCGGCATCGTCGTCCTTGGCCTTGATGCAGCGGTCGATGATGCGGGTCACTTCGCGGGTGTCACTCTCGTCAAAGCCACGGGTCGTGATAGCGGCAGTACCGAGACGCACTCCGGACGGATCCATCGGCTTGCGCGGATCGAACGGGATGGTAGAACGGCTGCAGGAGATGCCGACCTTTTCCATAGCCACTTCGGCTTCCTTACCGGAAACGCCCTTGGAGGTCATGTCCACCACGATGAGGTGGTTGTCGGTGCCATCGCTGATGACCTTGTAGCCCAGCTTCATCATTTCGTCGGCCATGGCCTGAGCGTTCTTGATGACGTTCTTGGCGTAGGTCTGGAATTCCGGCTGCAGAGCTTCGAGGAATGCAACGGCCTTGCCAGCGTTGATGTGGTCGTGCGGACCACCCTGCATGCCCGGGAACACGCCCTTGTCGATTTCCTTAGCGAGAGAAACTTCCTTGAGTTCGCCCTTCACCATCTTCTGGATGGTGCGGTCCTTGCACATGATGATAGCGGAACGCGGGCCACGGAGAGTCTTGTGAGTCGTGGTCGTCACGATGTCAAAATACGGCACCGGAGAATCGATTGCCTTACCGGCGATGAGGCCAGCGACGTGAGAAATGTCAGCCATGGTGAGGGCGCCGACTTCGTCGGCGATTTCCTTGAAGCGCTTCCAGTCGAGGTTGCGGCTGTAGGCAGAGAAACCGGCGAGGATCATCTTCGGCTTTTCGCGGAGAGCGATTTCGCGAACCTTGTCCATGTCGATGCGGCCCGTTTCCTTATCGACTTCGT
The sequence above is drawn from the Fibrobacter sp. genome and encodes:
- a CDS encoding serine hydroxymethyltransferase produces the protein MLKSTLQQTDPEIYNIIQEEAERQEYGIELIASENYTSKAVMEAMGSVLTNKYSEGYVGKRYYGGNEVIDKMEALAIERCKKLFGCDHVNIQPLSGSPANAAVYFAVLKPGDKVLGLKLDHGGHLSHGHPVNFSGMLYNFVQYEVDKETGRIDMDKVREIALREKPKMILAGFSAYSRNLDWKRFKEIADEVGALTMADISHVAGLIAGKAIDSPVPYFDIVTTTTHKTLRGPRSAIIMCKDRTIQKMVKGELKEVSLAKEIDKGVFPGMQGGPHDHINAGKAVAFLEALQPEFQTYAKNVIKNAQAMADEMMKLGYKVISDGTDNHLIVVDMTSKGVSGKEAEVAMEKVGISCSRSTIPFDPRKPMDPSGVRLGTAAITTRGFDESDTREVTRIIDRCIKAKDDDAALAKIREEIVALCKKHPLYK
- a CDS encoding TIGR01212 family radical SAM protein (This family includes YhcC from E. coli K-12, an uncharacterized radical SAM protein.), whose protein sequence is MHYTPYRDLLLKLFPNYLKVRKLPLNGGMSCPNLDGTKGFAGCSYCNNRSFSPVFDQAQVAIQEQLDKFVPKLREKYPNAGILAYLQPYTNTHAPLKKLQGIIDPIIKHKEIAGLAIGTRPDCLEDEKIAHLAELNRKKPIIVEIGLQTANDLTLAAINRRHTLAEWTDAVKRCQGAGLTVTTHVIVGLPGETLIDFKHTAEVIRDMKLAAVKIHPLHIVTGTVMAQDYIAGQFKLLEFEEYCYAVAEMIKIIGKDTAIERFSGESPSEMLIAPNWCGERDRIIAEVEKLL